GTTGTCATCCATCCGCTTAATATGGTCCCACCATACGCGACGTCTGGTTCAGAACCATCAGACTATATCTTGGATACCGTACACACAGAATAACGAGAACTGACACTGGGAGTATTCCGCCATAAAATAGAGGGTCACTAAGGTATTACTGTTATCGGTGGTAAATTATCCAATAaccttttcattttaatatgcGCCTTTGGTGACCCTCCATTTTATGGCGGATTTGAAACCGAGTTTATAGAACGAGGTACCGCCAACATCAAATGAATCGACAGTGTCGTTTCTGGTTATTCTATGCCGCAGAGTTCTCTGATTTCTTCACTTCTCTTATGGTACCTCAGGGTGTAGTCTGCTATGGATCGTAAGGTCCTCATCTCTGCTGTCAGTACGATTCTTTTTGTTGTAGAGGTTTCAGCCGTTATTTAAACAGCGCAAGCCATAACATGTGTTTGTTTCGCCATATTATATCTCGCAAATACCCCGATATTAAGACTGCTTTGGTTGTTTGAACCTTGACATCCTCGCGGAGGTTTCTGCTACTTGTATGATGACACCGAGATATTTAAAACTCATATCGGTTTATTATACAGGCTGGGTCAGAAAGAATGGAGAATCCGAATATCGGAGACACTAGATaccaaaatatgacgatttaatCCAACATCTCTTATACAGATATCGGTGGTTTTCGAGATGATTGTTGACggttaaattcttatttcgaaatttcttgataattttgaagctttttgtactattaacataaaatttggtagttttatgttttcgagcGTGACAAATACGAATTTGTTCTGTGATTGCTCGTAAagggcgctagatacacacTTCTCGTTTGATAAATCAAGTCATGACTATTTTGTCAGTGGAGCTATGGTGAATTACAACCATAAATCTGATATCATGTAATAATCTGAGTCATTGAAAAGCTCGTGTAAATGATCTTCAAGAAAACTTAAATACACACGTCCATTTAATTTCGGAAGGAATTCAAATGGACCAATGAAAAAATTGGATTACACAacatcaaatatttattttaaactcgcGTTGAAAATGTCTTTCCCTCACAGCATGTGGATTCACGGGATCCCATAAGTGATTGTCTTTCCAGTTGAAAACACCTCGTCTTGTAAACGTCGCATGATTAGAACGGGAGCATGATCATATGGCctgattttttctttctttaaaaCTACACACTGACGATTGGCTTATCCCGGTTGCAATACTTAATCGGCGTGTACTTACAGATGGATTTTCTGCAACTCGAGAGAATCTCTTCTTCGGCaatgcaaattttttttgtcgaACAAATGCTACTTTTAGGACGAAAAGATCCCGTTTCGCCAAGGCAATTGTACAGATTCCTAAATAACTTATGATTAGGTTCCCTTCGAAGTGGATATAATTCCAAATATCTTCAGGCTGCTGCTAAACTATTACAATTGGATTGAGCAAAACAACAaatcatatcatatcatatatttatatcaaagCATATAAACTCaaatgagttttctaataGTGATATGCGCTATTAGAAAACTCATGAAGTCGtggcattttcaaattggttATAACTTTACTGTTGGTAAAGATGATTATTGCACACGGGAATTAGAacaatgttgaaaattaacaaGCAATTGTCGAAACATGAGCGAACTttgcttatgttaaaaaataaaaatttaagaagtaaaaatacatttaaaagtactaccttttttatgttaaattgtgaTTTGCAGCTCTTATTAGTCGTAGCTCGACAGccaaaaaacttatgatttgatttatcaaacAAGCAGTGTATATTTAGCGCCATCTACGAGCAATCGCAAAACAAGTTTCCAAATCGTATTTatcatgctcgaaaacataaagctaccaaattttatgttaatactacaaaaagcttcaaaattatcaagaaatttggATATAAGAATTTTACTTTCAACAACCACCTCGAAAACCACCGATATCTATATAAGAAATGTTGGattaaatcgtcatattttggtATCTAGTGTttccggtattcggatttcccattctttctgactcacccaTATATTTGCCAGTTTGCATTTTCTCAGCTCTTTCGATATGGATAGTGCTTTAGACTTTGCTACCGATATTTTGATAAGGCACTTGGTAGCtcttttttcaaattgaaacaGCATTCTCTGCAGACTGTCCTCGTCCTCCCAGGTCAACACGGTAGTGTCTTCTTTACTTAAGTTATTAGTTCGTCGATAAGCAGATTGAAAAGAGTAGAGCTTAAGTTATAACCTTGTCTTATTCCTGTCTGCATAGGTATTTTTCGTGTCTTTCTGCCTTCCACCTGTAATAATagcagtgatgggcgctgggtaaatatctgacgggtaggtatttataaaatgggtatttatcccgacccagggtaaatacccaaacagtacGTATAAAAGTgaaacaagtaaaaatatatgaaattccgaaaaaataaagaagatgatGATGAAATGGACGTTGAAGACGGGGAATTGTTAATAATCGAAGACTTATTACCATCAGACGAATCTGatgtaatttagattagatcaagtcagtatgattattatcatcaagtCATTGTTGGACATGGGCCTCCCCTATTCTGTTCCATTCGATTGTATTCTGAATATTCTATTGTTGAACTTCGCCACGATGTTGACCATATCATTTGcgccagttcttcttcataggtcttcatttcggtctttgcgttactttgagcctcctggcagtggctaccgttaatgttaatgtttcGGAGCCGTACGTCATAAGCGGAAACACGCATTGATTATCActcttgaagatgtctctaatTTTCTCGTAGGCTTCTGTTTAGTTCACTTATTTGATTATCTCTccatacacgaacctcatggcCAAGATACACATAGGTGTCAaccctctcaatctcattatcaccaatgttgatgttagacttgggaacaagatttgtcataaattttgatttctttacgTTAATATGTAgcccgactcttgcacacacctcctttaagtcgttcaCCATTACTTTCATCTTTCCAAGGCTATCCAAAATAAGACctatatcgtccgcgtagcataaattacttaggtatttgccatcaatgtttatgccttcttgggtccaatccagttgtttaaatgcattctccaggactgtgatgaacaaattgggttcaacattgtatcgccttgttttactcacaatcagtaaTTTTAGGCagttttaccgtcattgtagcattcttgtagatgttgTAAACAAGTTTGGTgtatcgataatcgactctgTATTCTTGAAATGCTTGCAAAACTGctatcaactcaatttaaatttaaattttataaatacctctaaatacccatcaTGGGTAAATACCCCAGGCCCcagggtatatatccaggaaatttacccttgaaaataaatacccgggtatttaacaacactgaaTAATAGTAATAAGCGCTTTATTGTTTACTATCTACACACCCTCTAATCTCACCCCAATCACCTCCCTCATCCATCTCTTGCCCTCACCCCTCTCTCCCAAAATCTGCCTCCTCCCTCAGCTCGCTACACCTTCCCAGCATGTGTTCCAGCGTCCCCCAATTCTGTCCACACAGCCTATCTATGTTCCCTCTCTCTTCATTGCCACAATGGAATCTCGTCCCTTCTCCGTTTCCTTCCATCAACAAATACTTTGGCAATTCCTCTGTTACTATCTCCCCATACCTTACATTATATCTTCCTTCCCGTATCTATGACCTTCTCTCCTGCCTCTGTATGTCCTTGTCCCTAACCCTCAGTTCTCTCCATATTTCTATTGCCGATCCCAGTTATTGAATATCCTATAATATGCTTAACTATAAATCAGCTTTACTGCATGTTTGTGATGACATCGTCCGCGCCTCTGACAGGGGCCTGGTTACAGTCTTGGTCCTCATCGATTATTCCAAAGCTTTTGATTCAATCGACATTGATACCCTTATCTCCATCTTGCATTACAGCGGTCTCGGTGAGAATTCCCTCTCACTGCTTTCCCAGTATATAAAGGGTAGGTCACAGAGAGTGATTCTGAATGGTCAACTGTCCCGTCCACAGCCCCTGGTCTCTGGTGTACCGCAGGGTGGTATTCTGAGTCCTATTCTATACAATACATATACATCTACAATGTCAGAACGCTTAAAACATTGTAATTTTCACTCGTACGCTGATGACACCCAGATTTATTACTCGTTTCTACCTTCAGATCTTCAACGCGCCatgaatattattaacaacgatatatcaaatattttacaattctCAAGAGATCACTCCCTACACATCAATAGCGCTAAAACTACAGCTACTGTCTTTGGCACGGATCATGCGCGCTCACTTTTAGGCCCAATAACCTTAGTTATAGATGGACAACATATTGAAGTACAAAATACAGTGAAAAGTCTGGGTGTAATAATGGACGGTCAGCTGTCGTTTACAAAGCATATCAATCTCACCATACAGAGGGCCTTCGCGGCACTaaaggtaatttttaataacaggttttcactaaatcaaaatacaaaaagacTACTATGCGACCTACTAGTGCTGTCTAGGTTTAACTATTGCGACACTGTTTATGGCGCTTTTTTGTCAGCGGTGGATGTGGGTAGAATACAGAAAATGCAAAAATCGTGTCTGAGATTGATATATGCTATTCGTAGCCGTCAACCTATATCgtacaaattaaaagaagtgaAGTGGTTAAACATGAAGAATCGACGTTTATTGCATTGTTTATGTATGTATCACaaaattatcaccaataaGTCACCACCATATCTGTACGAAAAATTAACTTATCGTACAGATGTGCATAATCTCAATCTCAGACATAGAGGCTTGCTTGAAATACCTGCACACCGGATAGAGTTTTTTAAACGATGCTTCTCATATCAGATAGTCTTGAAATACAATTCGCTACCAAATGAGTTTAGAAAGTGCGCGtccaaacaatttaaaatcaagTACACACGATACCTCTGTGCTCTCTCTGGCTTTCGTGTCTAACGCCTGTCGCAGTTTCAAGCTCTGTGGCTGTTTCAGTGAATTATTCAATGTAACAGTGAACTGTTGTTTCTCTGTTTTTTCTGCTTCGTTCGATGATGGGTCTGCATTtcatataatattaagtttttgttttatcttttttttttctcttttttaaggttagggaaaatttaatttatcgttgttcttttgttgtttatagtttattttttgagttcATTTGATCAATTgtgcttctttttttttgtgtttaatgTAATCtaaaggttatgtttgaaaAGCGTCTTGTCGCAATTTTGCGTCAGACGAAACATCGCCAATTTTCATTTCTATGTATATCGTTTTGGTTTTTTACTGTTtgtttgtatatatatatatatacttgttttggaaatggaaataaagtttattattattattataatatccTTCCCTATCTCCCTGCCCATATATTAATCTCCTCTCAATGCGGCCTTCCCTCTATCCTTTCCTCGTATTTCACTGCTCTTCTCCCAGTCTCCACTCTTATTAAATCCACCTTAACCTCTTCCCTTACTATATACCTTGGAGTCTCCCTTGCCAACCCTACTACCCAGCTCTAATACCTTATTTGCACATCCTACAACATTCCTTGTTGTGCGTTCTCTCTATTCCCATACTTCTGCGCCGTACAACATTGTGCTCCATACAAAGCCCTCAAACATAACCTTTCTTTTTCCCAGATCCCTCCCAAAAGTTATCTTCACACCTTCCACTTGTATTTAGGTACAATTGTCCGCATTTAACTCGActataatgttttttatatctgGGTGCATATGTATGCTGTTTTGTTGTATTCTATAGATTTTTCCAGGATCTGCCTTGCTCAATATATTTGATTTAGAGCATTTGACGGCTTTTGGATTTTGATgaatctttcaaaatattGGGTTTGAATATCCAAAATGACTGTCATAAACTTCACAGCGTTCCTCTTAAGTCTTTATGACATTTgtagaaacttaaaaataaatcgttttatcTTTGATGAATAAGAACCTAACACTAAGGTTGGaacttctaatttttttattaaaaaataaaattatttaaatacaatttaaatacatacaacaAATACTTATGTCTCTTAATCCTTATTTCTTtggttattttccaaaaatctcTCATTTTCGATACCTTCCTCATTAATAGTCcttaaaaacacatttttatttaatcaaattaaaaataaaatttaatttacctcATCtccaaatcttttaaattatcagTTAAATCCATTTCTAAAGTTTCCGGTAaaggaattaaaattaaaacgttcAAAATCGCCATCGCCGCCATTATAATTAAAGGCAAGAATTTGTAGTAATCTTTTGTAGAATAAATAAAGGGCGAAATGATCGCTCCGACTTTGGCTAGCATCGAGCAGAAACCCACCGAAGAATTTCTGACGATTGTAGGATACAATTCGCCcgtgtataaaaataaaactgatgTTGACAtctaaaaaagattattattaattaataaagtgtttAATCAAAATCTTACAGTTAATGTAATGATTCCTAAGGCTGCTAAAATGACGCTGATCCAAATAAACGGAaaccaattttcaaaaattagcacaaaaaaaattaaggacaTCGTTAATTGCGAAATTGTCATCGTTAGTTTCCGccctaatttttttaaaataaataaacataaaatcgAGGCTGGGATTGTGATTAATCCGCTTATTGAAACGTTTATAAAAACGTTATTTCCGATTACTCCTAAGTATTGGgtgaaagaataaaaaatatttcccaaaaaaaacctaaaataataatgtttttagtcaataaaaataaagtttcaaCAACAAACCATTCAAAACTCATAATAAAAGTGACTTTTCTTAAAGATCtctctctaaaaataattctaaaatcttttttatcatcttttttaacaaatttttctaaaactttcCCCAAATCCTTATTTTCGATTCGATTAAacctcaaagctttctctaaTACTTCAAAGGCGCGCTTTTTTTGATTCGTCGCGATTAACCAGCGAGGTGATTCGCTTAAAAACCAATAGTAGGACACGAAAACCAAACTGAACGAAGATAAAACCAATTGGAGTTGACGCCAATTGCGTATAAAGTATGCGAAGAGCGCCATTAGAGAGTTTCCTAATCCGAATGGGATTTGATACAAGATCGGTATGATAGAGCGGAATTTTCCGGATACGATTTCCATACACATCACGAACGAAGTTACGGTTATTCCCCCGTTTGATAATCCCAAAAAAAAGCGGACGATTAAGAACGAGGTAAACCAAGGGATCCAAGATGATATTAAACCGAGAGTTGATTGGATTAAAATGCAGATTATTAAGGTTTTTTTGCGACCTTGGTGATCTGAAAGAATTCCAAAAAGAATTCCTcctgaaaaagatttttttaaatattaattttaattcacaaAATAACGCACCTAATAAAACTCCaaccataaaaataatttgcacCAAATTAACCAAATGTTCATCCCCGCAAACTAAATTCCATTCAGAAATCATGCTtgattcaataatttttttatcgtaATCGTAACCCCATTTGCATGCTGTTAAAGTGTTGTTAAAGAAGTTTTTGTATTCAACGTTTGCCATTAAGCAAGGGTTTTGCTgaaatttgagaaaaacaaaataagaaaaacaaaaaagacgTCATAAAAAACACCTTTGgttattttaagttaaaattaatcgatttgTTTATACCTGCAAAAAGATCTATAATTTAGTGGaattttttttaggaataaaatcTTAAGTTCAAGGTAATAATTGAggtgaaacaaatttttccaaCAAACCGTTTCGTTAATCTTAATAAACGATCTCCATTCTTCCGTGCTCaaattgaacttgaaatcTTCAGGTTGTCTGCACCAATACTCAGTCGGTGGGGCCATAAAAACAATTCCTAATTGAAACCAAGATATCGGAACTTTTAAAAGTGCGACCAAAATGAAAATGCGGCATTGAAATCGCCCGAAACTTCCGATAGTCGCCTCTAAAACATCTCCTGAACCTAAAtgaattaagaataaaattagcacTATAATCATCGATTACATAATCaggatttgttaaaaaaaacactcaaattatttcttaattattccCAATTAAATGTTTCAATCGTTTTAGAACTTAATTTACCAATTAAAAtggattattataaaaaatttttaacttaccCATTTGATTAGAACgattttaagaatttgttttaaaacgatCATAAAAGAATGTCTTGTTGAGAGTTGTAAGTGACAAAAGAAAcgacaattttaaaacaaggCGAGATGAAAGTGTCGCTAGAAAGTCAAACACAAAGCGCGGTGTGTAGGATATTACATAAACTTTAGGAGTAAGCTCGGATAAAACTCATTTGAGACTGTGTTGGTGGAGGAGGTTGAGTTCTCTGAGAGTGTGAGAGAGCGCCATACGATTAAGTTCGTGTTTTTAGTAGGTTTAGGTCGGACCATTTGAGAAGGAGAGGAGGAAATTGGAAAGTTTGATTCATTTAGAAATTGGAATTAAAGTAATCGAAAAATGTGCAATaagatttgaataaaattttaaattatctttttgatttgatttcaaaaattaattttgtaataatatctaactttttaatgaatttgaaaggtaaaatttttaattatggtttatgaaaatttaattttaaaagttttttgcaaattttgtattaaatttttgaatcttatagttaaattaaatctttacaGATTTCTGTAGAACACAGTGAGATTTTAAGTGTACACTTCGCCTAAAAGATGGGGCTATATACGTCAAATTACAGGTACTTCCTTGTACCACTTAGTACGAACGATTTCCAATAGGTGGCGCAATAGTTGTACAAACTATTAAACTAATTCGGGGAAATCCACGTCATGTTGTGATGGTAAAAGTGGTATATAccgtgaatttcacttaaaatgcaatatacaaaaatatatttctacagaaaccagggcgtacctacttactttgtcccattTTATGTGGAACAAAGTAACATGTCTGAATGTTCttaacaaagaaattgtatatataGAAACAGTTGTAAACACTAAAACTTGAAGCCAACGCAACACGCGGTTTATTTACTAACAAACTTTGTCGAATCCAGTTGAAATAATGAACGTACACAGATCGGACCAGCGGCCGATTATCGCCGAACATTACCGAATATTATTGCCCCTAGAATAAGGCAtacactaaaataaataaacctatttgcgaatcaataaatgattcgtttttcttcatttttatttatttatattttctttgtaaataatttgtatataGAGTATACTAGTACTTTTAGTTAGATATAAAACTTATCAATCAAAATACTACATCCATACTTCCCAGTAAACAAATTTGCCTTCCAGAAACATTTCTGATAGATATTATTGAAACATGAAACGTTTCttcaacatatttttgaaacataaTTGAAACGTGTCTGAAACTGCTAATGTCCGGccttttttatgtttcattgAAATGTTTTTGCAGCATACAGTTGACAATTACGGTACAttactaaaatgttttattaacggttttgaattatttctgatttttatttacgtttacattacattactaGTATGTATTGTAAATTAGAATTTAGTAGAAGCAGTAGTATAAGCATTTAATTATCGTTTATCTTTCTTATTTGTATTCATATTCATATCATACTTATTATTCgttattaaaatatgattaattaaaataattaaataattagttaaAGTATTAAGTGTATTTAAAAGTGTTGGTTTGAATAGTTATTTAAGCATTCGAATTTAGAGTATGAGATCACGGTAATGTCGTGAATCagttcaaatatttctttgttCCTTTGTTATCGTGTATTCCGCATCTACCTGAGTGCCTTATGTAAGGGGTGATACAGTCACCTTGACGGGGGGAAATGAATCAGTATTAATAAAGTAGTGAACGAGAGAAgatgttgttttattacgAAACTGAATAATATAATACAGTTTCCGCTACAGTatcataaacatttaaaaataatttctgaaaGGTTTCGTTGACGTTTCAGAAAACCTGAAGATATAATTTTGTTGGCGTTTAGCATCTGCATCCTAGACAATATGCTCATATATGCTTCCTCAGAAGATATGCATATGCTGAGGAAGCATTTCTGAGCATACCACTCGGGGCGCAGACAGCGGGTGCTGCAACAAAATCATACCTTAAGGTAGgaaaactaataatttttttttttttgcgcagAGGAGCGGAAAATGCATTTATGCACCCCGGCCTACTGTTGGCGCCTAAGGATGTCCGTAAGGTCACTTTAATTCGGCCGGGAGTCTGGGACTCTCTGTGTATACCCAGTAAAACCCCCCTCTCCTCTCCGGTACCACCCGTCAGGGTATTTCTTCGGAGGAACTTCAGGCGTTGGATAGTGGCTCGCTCTGTCTTCTTCCCTTACAAGGGTACGTTGTTGCGATCGTCTCCGGTTATaagaatgagaaaaaaaaaattttccgaTTACTTTTAGAATACTATTTGTTTAGTTATAACTCACCGCGATGGGAGGGGGGTTCTTCGGCCCTAAGGGAGCGCCCCCCGCCATCTTCTTCTCTTCCGGGTGTACGCTGTTGGCGATTGGCTTCTACCGTATCAGTCGACACCAGTGGtaagtatgaaaatataaatttccgGGTTACTTTTACGATACTATTTGTTTAACCCTTCCGCGTGgaagttaaaaaattcaattactATGTGAGATGCGGGAGTGCGATCTACTCTATGCTATCTACTCTAATGCGATCTTATGACGTACACGTGTACGGCACTCCGCagtagaaataattttatgcatGACGTACACGTGTACGGCACTCCACGCGGAAGGGTTAATTATAACTCACCGCGATGGGAGGGGGTTCTTCGGCACCAAGGGAGCGCCCCCCTCCGTCTTCTTCTCTTCCAGGTGTGCGCTGTTGGCGGATGGCTTCGGCCGTATCGGTCATCTCCGTTGATAAGAatgagattaaaaattttccggGTTACTTTTACAATACTGTTTGTTTACTTATCATTCACCGCGATGAGAGGGGGGTTCTTCGGCCCCAAGGGAGCACCCCCCCTCCTTCTTCTCTTTCAGAGTCTAGTGTCGGCGTCCATGTCTTTCTTTTTTCTGGTCAGTACTTCAGTGACAAAAATTAGTGACCTTATTCCACGTATCCTCGGAAGCAAGCATTTGGACGACTATGGACTCGGGGTCGAAGGGTCCTATATCCATCGCCAGGCGGTTTCTAACTTCGGCCCATCTTTTACAATGAAAGAAAGTGTGTTCGGCATCATCAGTTTCGCCGTCTAAATAACGGCACGCCGCGCTGTCAACCTTCCCCATGATGTGTAGGTATCTGTTGTAATACCCATGGCCGGTGAGGAATTGGGTAAGGTAGAAATTAACCTCGCCGTGCTTTCTCTCCACCCAAGCAGAGACGTCAGTAATTAGCCGTGCTGGCCCCTTACATACACGGGGCCCATACACGGTGATGCAAAACTGAAGCATGTTTGCATGCGAGCAAATGTGAAACGAACACACGGTTCAAATTTACTTGTCAGTTTTAGTATCAGTTTCATAGTGAGTTGTGACTAAAAGGTGTGACTTGTTACTATAATGAATGTAATACgacaaaatgatttatatttaattgctACTGCTATCGCAATAGtagtgaagaagaagaaagaaaggaAGAGAACAAAATGGGTAAAAAATTGGCTGAAAAAACGGAAACAGTATTCTCACGCGAATTTACTGAACGAATTACGGTTAGAAGTCGATGACTATAGGAATTATTTGCGCATGGATGAAAACACATATATTGAACTACTACATCTAGTAACGCCGCTAATAGAAAAGGAAGATACGATAATGAGAAAAGCTATTAGTCCTCACGAAAGGTTATCAACGACATTGCGGTTTCTAGCTTCTGGTCGGTGTTTTGAAGacttaaagttttctgcaatCATATCACCTCAGTCATTAGGTAAAATCATACCTGATACATGTGCAGCAATTTGCCAAGTTCTTAGCAAAGATTACATAAGCGTAAgcacttttataaaaaaaacaactacttatattaaatatcaaattgtatttttatagTTTCCAACGACTGAATCGCAATGGATACAGATAGCGCgggaatttcaagaaaaatggCAATTTCCTCATTGTTTAGGCGCAGTGGATGGCAAGCACACCAGAATTGCACGACCAGCGAATAGCGGATCATTTTTCTATAACTATAAAGGATTTTACAGCATAGTTTTGTTAGGTATTGTAAATAGCAATTGTGAATTCTTGCTCGTCGACGTCGGTACCAATGGCAGAATTTCGGACGGCGGTGTTAtagaaaatacaaatttttacaacaaactAATACATAATCTTCTAAATATTCCGGCAGAAAGACAAGTACTTTGTACTGAAACAAAGTTACCTTTTGTTTTTATAGGAGATGAAGCGTTTGCTTTACGttctaattttctaaaacctTTCAGTCGAAAAGAGTTGAGTTacgaaaacaaaatttataattatagattGTCCCGTGCAAGAAATACGGTGGAATGTGCATTTGGAATGTTAGCTTCCAGATTTCGCATTTTGCACAccgaaattaatttgaaactaGATAAGATTGAAAAAGTGGTATTAACATGTTGTGTgcttcataattttttaagatcaaAATGTGATTCAAATTTGGGCACGTCACTCACTTCAGATAGTAATATACGTGCAAACTTTACAATTACAATACATAACACTGTTTCGTTATCATATATAGTGTATCGTGTCCTTATGTATCTTAACCCTGCTGTACGAATGAATAAATCAAGCTGGCCGTGCAAAATCAAGCTCAACCAGATCGTATCGTGCCATGTCTAGACCTGACAGCGTCGTCAGTTTTGAGACATAGACGATCACATTTGCTCGTGTGCATTAGCTCTGCGTGCAAATGTGACAGTTTTGCATCACCGTGTATGGGCCGGTTTTTATCTCGGTCCCACTGTTCCTGCCATGCTTCGCTGGTGCGCTTTGCGATCAGGTTCTTCAGTCCGGGTTTTCCCTTGCTTCCCATCTACTTCGTCTCTCTTGCGCAAGCAATTCAATTGGTGTTACTCCAGCCACAACTGAAACGGCTGGGCCGGAGACCGTTCTATAGGCGCTGGCTACTCGGAGCGCGCCTCGACGTTGGATTGTTTTTGGGCGCCTCCACGCTGTCAGCCCAACTGTCGCAGACCAGACCTCGCTACCGTAAAGTAGTATGGTATTAGATACTTccatcaacaattttcttttcgacGCCGTGGGCCCGCCAACGTTTGCCATTAGCCGCGAAATGGATTGTACCACTGTTGCAGCTTTATCGCCGACCGTTTTTATATGTTTCGTAAAAGAAACCTTACTATCGATTGTCACGCCCAAATATTTTATCGCCGTCGCAATGGTGGTATCATTGTTGCCGGTCTTCAGTGGCGCCTCCAGAGGGACTCTTCGCCTCGTGAGAAGGACGACTTCCGTCTTTTCTGTAGCTAGTTTCAACCCGCGATTGCTCGTCCAGGTAAGTATCCGCCTCAT
This region of Onthophagus taurus isolate NC chromosome 3, IU_Otau_3.0, whole genome shotgun sequence genomic DNA includes:
- the LOC111413516 gene encoding organic cation transporter protein-like, yielding MGSGDVLEATIGSFGRFQCRIFILVALLKVPISWFQLGIVFMAPPTEYWCRQPEDFKFNLSTEEWRSFIKINETQNPCLMANVEYKNFFNNTLTACKWGYDYDKKIIESSMISEWNLVCGDEHLVNLVQIIFMVGVLLGGILFGILSDHQGRKKTLIICILIQSTLGLISSWIPWFTSFLIVRFFLGLSNGGITVTSFVMCMEIVSGKFRSIIPILYQIPFGLGNSLMALFAYFIRNWRQLQLVLSSFSLVFVSYYWFLSESPRWLIATNQKKRAFEVLEKALRFNRIENKDLGKVLEKFVKKDDKKDFRIIFRERSLRKVTFIMSFEWFFLGNIFYSFTQYLGVIGNNVFINVSISGLITIPASILCLFILKKLGRKLTMTISQLTMSLIFFVLIFENWFPFIWISVILAALGIITLTMSTSVLFLYTGELYPTIVRNSSVGFCSMLAKVGAIISPFIYSTKDYYKFLPLIIMAAMAILNVLILIPLPETLEMDLTDNLKDLEMRTINEEGIENERFLENNQRNKD
- the LOC111413515 gene encoding putative nuclease HARBI1; this encodes MNVIRQNDLYLIATAIAIVVKKKKERKRTKWVKNWLKKRKQYSHANLLNELRLEVDDYRNYLRMDENTYIELLHLVTPLIEKEDTIMRKAISPHERLSTTLRFLASGRCFEDLKFSAIISPQSLGKIIPDTCAAICQVLSKDYISFPTTESQWIQIAREFQEKWQFPHCLGAVDGKHTRIARPANSGSFFYNYKGFYSIVLLGIVNSNCEFLLVDVGTNGRISDGGVIENTNFYNKLIHNLLNIPAERQVLCTETKLPFVFIGDEAFALRSNFLKPFSRKELSYENKIYNYRLSRARNTVECAFGMLASRFRILHTEINLKLDKIEKVVLTCCVLHNFLRSKCDSNLGTSLTSDSNIRANFTITIHNTVSLSYIVYRVLMYLNPAVRMNKSSWPCKIKLNQIVSCHV